The following coding sequences are from one Leguminivora glycinivorella isolate SPB_JAAS2020 chromosome 7, LegGlyc_1.1, whole genome shotgun sequence window:
- the LOC125228295 gene encoding peptidyl-prolyl cis-trans isomerase H, whose translation MPTWNQIQSQLRHPNNPVVFFDITVGTMEIGRMIFELFADVVPKTSENFREFCTGEYRRDGVPLGYKGATFHRVIKDFMIQGGDFVNGDGTGVMSIYGGSTFADENFGLKHDSPGLLSMANSGKDTNGCQFFITCAKCNFLDNKHVVFGRVIDGLLVMRKIENVPTGPNNKPKIPVTISQCGQM comes from the exons ATGCCGACTTGGAATCAAATTCAGTCTCAACTGAGACACCCCAACAATCCTGTAGTGTTTTTCGATATTACTGTTGGGACAATG GAAATAGGGCGAATGATTTTTGAGCTATTTGCCGACGTTGTACCCAAGACAAGTGAAAACTTCAGAGAATTTTGTACCGGTGAATACAGAAGGGATGGTGTTCCTTTAGGGTACAAAGGCGCTACATTTCACAGAGTCATCAAAGATTTCATGATACAGGGAGGCGATTTTGTAaat GGAGATGGTACCGGTGTCATGAGTATCTATGGAGGCAGCACATTTGCAGATGAAAATTTTGGCCTAAAACATGACTCGCCAGGTTTACTGTCCATGGCCAACAGTGGGAAAGACACTAATGGCTGCCAATTCTTCATTACCTGTGCAAAGTGCAACTTCCTAGACAATAAGCATGTAGTGTTTGGACGAGTCATTGATGGTTTACTAGTTATGAGAAAAATAGAGAATGTACCCACAGGCCCTAATAATAAACCAAAAATACCAGTCACAATATCACAATGTGggcaaatgtaa
- the LOC125228294 gene encoding coenzyme Q-binding protein COQ10 homolog A, mitochondrial, producing MVIMRIYCSAVRLLSRTDSKSRFQGHCRNRLDVNTWQQQRTFFTFPKQSRNREYRGRQLVGYTMEQMYEVVADVENYHKFVPWCKQSLVKQKSSNRLVGELIVGFPPINESYTSIVTLVKPHLVKAECTDGRLFEHLITVWRFSPGLKKEQQSCVVDFHIDFEFRSVFHSQISNLFFDQVAKKMEGAFIAEVGNRFGTATMPPRNLLI from the exons ATGGTTATAATGAGAATTTATTGTTCTGCTGTAAGACTCCTGTCAAGAACAGATTCAAAGTCAAG GTTTCAGGGTCATTGCAGAAATAGACTAGATGTCAACACATGGCAGCAACAACGTACGTTCTTCACCTTCCCTAAACAAAGCCGTAACCGCGAATATCGCGGGAGGCAGCTAGTAGG GTACACAATGGAACAAATGTATGAAGTTGTTGCTGATGTAGAGAATTACCACAAATTTGTACCTTGGTGCAAGCAGTCCCTAGTAAAACAAAAATCTAGTAATCGACTAGTAGGTGAACTCATTGTTGGATTCCCTCCTATAAACGAAAGCTACACATCCATTGTGACCCTAGTCAAACCTCATTTAGTAAAAGCGGAGTGTACAGATGGCAGACTATTTGAACACCTCATCACTGTCTGGAGATTCAGCCCTGGGCTCAAAAAAGAACAACAATCCTGTGTAGTGGACTTCCACATAGATTTTGAATTCCGTTCAGTATTCCATTCCCAAATATCCAATTTATTCTTTGACCAAGTTGCCAAAAAAATGGAAGGGGCATTCATTGCTGAAGTTGGTAATAGGTTCGGTACAGCAACCATGCCACCAAGAAATTTACTAATATGA